A window of Sulfurimonas gotlandica GD1 contains these coding sequences:
- a CDS encoding ADP-ribosylglycohydrolase family protein yields MKNSIKLQNALWGLFIADSISMPVHWYYKREYIKNEYGAITGYNKASHPHPESFMVGNTYLPDVEMAKKMDRPFDILHEHINFYKTSYSDLKIDLKVHEGEHKNPMPLLNERYHYHHGLEAGDNTLGANLVRVLLRSIIKNGEYHQDIFLDEFISFMTTPGKNKDAYSEIYVRDWFENYTKGIAPELCANSQHHRWSIGSHGGVIRPLILALTAKSSYDGVGIAVDHQNLTHRSQNISSALSQLVPLLFDLINDEAPMDALNSTTKDIALVKIHGSELSKKYADAMGPGNIPKDDMWKIHTEFTNERLSEILPDATDENIITTRFATACYPEHGVPLIMYFLHKNNFDFKKSILDNANAGGDNVHRGMILGALAGASCEEIPEDLKTGLKEYENIKNEIDEFVKIISQ; encoded by the coding sequence ATGAAAAATTCTATTAAATTACAAAATGCTTTATGGGGTTTGTTTATCGCAGACTCTATCTCTATGCCTGTACACTGGTACTATAAACGTGAATATATAAAAAATGAATATGGTGCTATAACTGGATATAACAAAGCCTCGCATCCACATCCTGAATCTTTTATGGTTGGAAATACTTATTTACCCGATGTAGAGATGGCTAAGAAAATGGATAGACCTTTTGATATCTTACATGAACATATCAACTTTTATAAGACTTCATATAGTGATTTAAAAATTGACCTTAAAGTACATGAAGGAGAACATAAAAATCCTATGCCTCTTCTTAATGAGAGATACCATTACCATCATGGCTTAGAAGCTGGGGACAACACTCTTGGAGCAAATTTAGTTCGAGTTTTGCTGCGCTCAATTATTAAAAATGGTGAATATCATCAAGATATATTTTTAGATGAGTTTATAAGTTTTATGACAACACCAGGAAAAAATAAAGATGCATACTCTGAAATATATGTTCGTGATTGGTTTGAAAACTATACCAAAGGTATAGCACCTGAGTTGTGTGCAAACTCACAGCATCACCGATGGTCTATTGGATCTCATGGAGGTGTAATTCGTCCTCTCATACTGGCTTTAACTGCTAAAAGTTCTTACGATGGTGTTGGTATAGCAGTCGATCATCAAAACTTAACACATAGATCACAAAACATCTCTTCTGCTCTCTCTCAACTCGTGCCACTATTATTTGATTTAATCAATGATGAAGCACCAATGGATGCACTTAATAGTACAACTAAAGATATAGCTCTTGTCAAAATACATGGTTCAGAATTATCAAAAAAATATGCTGATGCAATGGGACCAGGAAATATTCCAAAAGACGATATGTGGAAAATTCACACAGAGTTTACAAATGAGCGTTTAAGTGAAATACTACCAGATGCAACAGATGAGAATATAATAACTACACGTTTCGCAACTGCTTGTTATCCAGAACATGGAGTCCCTTTAATTATGTATTTTTTACATAAAAATAATTTTGATTTTAAAAAATCAATTCTTGATAATGCAAACGCAGGTGGAGATAATGTTCATAGAGGTATGATTCTTGGTGCTTTAGCAGGAGCTAGTTGTGAGGAGATACCAGAAGATTTAAAAACAGGACTTAAAGAATATGAAAATATAAAGAATGAGATTGATGAATTTGTAAAAATTATTTCACAGTAA
- a CDS encoding nucleoside deaminase, whose amino-acid sequence MNKWMKIAYDEATEGMLANDGGPFGAVIVKDDKIISQAHNQVLKSNDPTAHAEVNAIRKASEVLETFDLSGCVLYTSCMPCPMCLGAIFWARIETVYYSATEEDAARGGFDDKRFYEMLDGKNSALNLKRIDAENSTKLFDLWLEKNDREIY is encoded by the coding sequence ATGAATAAATGGATGAAAATAGCTTACGATGAAGCTACAGAGGGAATGCTTGCAAATGATGGCGGACCTTTTGGTGCTGTCATAGTTAAAGATGATAAGATAATCTCCCAAGCACATAACCAAGTTCTAAAGAGCAATGACCCTACTGCTCATGCCGAAGTAAATGCCATAAGAAAAGCTAGTGAAGTTCTTGAGACGTTTGATCTCTCAGGATGTGTTTTATACACTAGCTGTATGCCATGTCCTATGTGTCTAGGTGCTATCTTTTGGGCGAGAATAGAGACTGTTTACTATAGTGCGACTGAAGAAGATGCAGCTCGTGGTGGCTTTGATGACAAACGTTTTTATGAGATGTTAGATGGCAAAAACAGCGCTTTAAATTTAAAGCGTATAGATGCTGAGAACAGTACTAAACTTTTTGACCTGTGGCTAGAAAAAAATGATAGAGAGATCTACTAA
- a CDS encoding nickel-dependent hydrogenase large subunit codes for MSKKTINIPIGSQHISLLEPVRFKFECENEKIIGVDSDVGFVHRGIEKACTTKFKFDAVGYVVARVCGLCAITHSLSYTASIEKLLEAEVSQKAKYLRILLLELDRIHSHMLCLSHTCENAGFEAMFMRIMGDREDIMEIQELLTGNRIQFDYISIGGVNRDLSLEMSKKISKKLKLVEQKVLGYIDEFTNNWSLSLKFKGIGALSLDEAFRFNAIGPLARASGMNVDVRNEIDYLPFNEVGYKIQTHSDGDINARNVVRLNEILNSIEMCENILAGLPEGEIFTKVKGKPNGEAIVRFEAPRGELMYYVKGNGKAMLERVRIKTPTFASIPAFSHIFVGENYADAPAILASFDPCLSCTAK; via the coding sequence ATGAGTAAAAAAACAATAAATATTCCCATTGGCTCACAGCATATATCACTTTTAGAGCCTGTACGTTTTAAATTTGAATGTGAAAATGAGAAGATTATCGGAGTAGATTCTGATGTCGGTTTTGTTCATCGCGGTATAGAGAAAGCCTGCACAACAAAGTTCAAGTTTGATGCCGTCGGTTATGTTGTTGCAAGGGTCTGCGGACTCTGTGCTATTACTCACTCGCTATCTTATACTGCATCTATAGAAAAACTTTTAGAAGCAGAGGTTAGCCAAAAAGCAAAATATCTTAGGATACTGCTTTTAGAACTTGACCGCATTCATTCTCATATGCTTTGTCTCTCTCATACTTGTGAAAATGCTGGTTTTGAAGCTATGTTTATGAGGATAATGGGTGATAGAGAAGACATCATGGAAATTCAAGAACTCCTTACGGGAAACAGGATTCAGTTTGACTATATATCTATCGGTGGAGTCAATAGAGACCTTAGTTTAGAGATGTCGAAAAAGATATCCAAAAAGCTTAAACTGGTAGAACAAAAAGTACTCGGTTATATAGATGAGTTTACAAATAACTGGAGTCTGTCTTTGAAGTTTAAAGGCATCGGAGCGTTGAGTCTCGATGAGGCATTTAGATTTAATGCTATCGGTCCACTTGCTCGTGCATCTGGAATGAATGTAGATGTGAGAAATGAGATAGACTATCTGCCGTTTAACGAGGTCGGTTACAAGATACAGACTCACAGCGATGGAGATATAAATGCCAGAAATGTTGTTAGGCTCAACGAGATTTTAAACTCCATAGAGATGTGTGAAAATATCTTGGCTGGACTTCCGGAGGGAGAGATATTTACAAAAGTAAAAGGCAAACCAAATGGAGAAGCGATTGTGCGTTTTGAAGCTCCAAGAGGTGAGTTGATGTACTATGTAAAAGGTAACGGTAAAGCTATGCTTGAACGTGTCCGAATCAAGACTCCTACCTTTGCATCTATACCTGCATTTTCTCATATATTTGTAGGCGAGAACTACGCAGATGCTCCTGCGATACTGGCATCGTTTGATCCTTGTCTTTCATGTACGGCTAAGTAG
- a CDS encoding 4Fe-4S binding protein — translation MLTSFLKALTNLFAKPQTIDYPVTLIEKDKDYRGLIEYGEEECIYCLKCEKACPPGAILFVPVENPPKNEKNKSGLKYHYNPHLCIYCHECVRACPKPDEALWQSNKKPPIGIKDDRVNDSWFELERLKRD, via the coding sequence ATGCTGACTTCATTTTTAAAAGCTCTTACAAATCTTTTTGCTAAGCCGCAAACTATAGACTATCCAGTTACGCTTATAGAAAAAGATAAAGATTATAGAGGTCTCATAGAGTACGGTGAAGAAGAATGCATCTACTGCCTAAAGTGTGAAAAAGCTTGCCCACCTGGAGCTATACTTTTTGTTCCAGTAGAAAATCCACCTAAAAATGAGAAAAATAAAAGCGGCTTAAAATACCACTACAACCCGCATCTATGCATCTACTGTCATGAGTGTGTAAGAGCCTGCCCAAAACCAGACGAAGCACTTTGGCAGAGTAATAAGAAACCGCCTATTGGTATCAAAGATGATAGAGTAAATGATTCGTGGTTTGAGTTGGAGAGGTTGAAACGTGACTAG